Proteins encoded by one window of Culicoides brevitarsis isolate CSIRO-B50_1 chromosome 2, AGI_CSIRO_Cbre_v1, whole genome shotgun sequence:
- the LOC134830809 gene encoding palmitoyltransferase ZDHHC20-B isoform X2, with protein sequence MSQNYQNYSRPSRRSGPCDCCVRAVKWIPVLFIFSIICWSYYAFVVQLCFMTVENVAERVILILLYHVFCFLFLWSYYQTIFVDIALVPPEFRLKSTEVQKIYSAESEVEQREILEQYAQNLPITNRTITGAIRFCDKCCIIKPDRAHHCSVCGDCVLKMDHHCPWVNNCVNFSNYKFFILFLGYALLYCIYIALASLPYFIQFWKGHLEGMGRFHILFLFFVSVMFAISLVSLFGYHIYLVLLNRTTLEAFRAPIFRIGGPDKHGFSLGHLNNFQEVFGDDKRFWFLPVFTSLGDGITYPVRFMDEDAESLLGGEDRRHDERATFRPIVMNGTQQRQHVTLKPYHDDLEEEDDEENDEVFTRQQPQSRRPLSDDDVVVSYERSPQNGGKSNNDHTIIDFA encoded by the exons atgtcacaaaactACCAAAACTACTCGAGACCGAGTAGGCGGAGTGGCCCGTGTGATTGTTGTGTGCGAGCTGTTAAATGGATTCCCGTGCTGTTTATTTTCTCCATCATCTGTTGGAGTTACTACGCATTTGTCGTGCAATTGTGCTTCA tgactGTTGAAAATGTTGCTGAACGCGTTATCCTGATACTCCTTTATCACGTATTTTGCTTCCTGTTTTTATGGAGTTATTATCAAACAATTTTCGTTGATATTGCCTTAGTACCGCCGGAG TTTCGTCTCAAGAGTACGGAAGTGCAGAAAATATACTCGGCCGAGTCAGAAGTTGAACAACGAGAAATTTTGGAGCAATATGCACAGAATTTGCCAATTACAAATCGAACAATTACGGGAGCGATTCGTTTTTGTGACAAATGTTGCATTATTAAGCCAGATCGGGCGCATCATTGTTCCGTTTGTGGCGATTGCGTTCtgaaaat ggATCATCACTGTCCATGGGTTAACAATTGCGTGAACTTCagcaattacaaatttttcatactgtTTTTAGGGTATGCTCTACTCTACTGTATATACATTGCGTTAGCTTCTCTTCCgtatttcatacaattttggAAG GGTCATCTCGAAGGCATGGGTCGCTTTCACAtccttttcctctttttcgtATCTGTGATGTTCGCGATAAGTTTAGTCAGCTTATTTGGGTATCACATTTACCTTGTTTTACTGAACCGAACAACGTTAGAGGCATTTCGTGCCCCAATTTTCCGCATCGGAGGTCCCGACAAACATGGCTTCAGCTTGGGACATCTCAACAATTTCCAAGAGGTTTTCGGCGATGACAAACGTTTCTGGTTTCTTCCTGTTTTTACAAG TCTCGGCGATGGTATAACGTATCCCGTACGTTTCATGGATGAAGATGCCGAATCCTTGCTTGGCGGCGAAGATCGGCGTCATGATGAGCGCGCCACTTTTCGACCGATCGTTATGAATGGCACGCAACAAAGACAACATGTCACCCTGAAACCGTATCACGATGACCTGgaagaagaagatgacgaGGAAAATGATGAAGTTTTTACGCGACAACAACCACAATCGAGACGCCCTCTGTCGGACGATGATGTAGTTGTTAGTTACGAAAGATCGCCCCAAAATGGCGGGAAATCAAATAACGATCACACGATCATTGATTTTgcgtaa
- the LOC134830809 gene encoding palmitoyltransferase ZDHHC20-B isoform X1, translating into MSQNYQNYSRPSRRSGPCDCCVRAVKWIPVLFIFSIICWSYYAFVVQLCFMTVENVAERVILILLYHVFCFLFLWSYYQTIFVDIALVPPEFRLKSTEVQKIYSAESEVEQREILEQYAQNLPITNRTITGAIRFCDKCCIIKPDRAHHCSVCGDCVLKMDHHCPWVNNCVNFSNYKFFILFLGYALLYCIYIALASLPYFIQFWKGHLEGMGRFHILFLFFVSVMFAISLVSLFGYHIYLVLLNRTTLEAFRAPIFRIGGPDKHGFSLGHLNNFQEVFGDDKRFWFLPVFTSLGNGVSYPCQSQHQQPPNYESMGATTTTPNGHSSNMNNFSANSSASMNNNHSNLSSKSESSLGDGITYPVRFMDEDAESLLGGEDRRHDERATFRPIVMNGTQQRQHVTLKPYHDDLEEEDDEENDEVFTRQQPQSRRPLSDDDVVVSYERSPQNGGKSNNDHTIIDFA; encoded by the exons atgtcacaaaactACCAAAACTACTCGAGACCGAGTAGGCGGAGTGGCCCGTGTGATTGTTGTGTGCGAGCTGTTAAATGGATTCCCGTGCTGTTTATTTTCTCCATCATCTGTTGGAGTTACTACGCATTTGTCGTGCAATTGTGCTTCA tgactGTTGAAAATGTTGCTGAACGCGTTATCCTGATACTCCTTTATCACGTATTTTGCTTCCTGTTTTTATGGAGTTATTATCAAACAATTTTCGTTGATATTGCCTTAGTACCGCCGGAG TTTCGTCTCAAGAGTACGGAAGTGCAGAAAATATACTCGGCCGAGTCAGAAGTTGAACAACGAGAAATTTTGGAGCAATATGCACAGAATTTGCCAATTACAAATCGAACAATTACGGGAGCGATTCGTTTTTGTGACAAATGTTGCATTATTAAGCCAGATCGGGCGCATCATTGTTCCGTTTGTGGCGATTGCGTTCtgaaaat ggATCATCACTGTCCATGGGTTAACAATTGCGTGAACTTCagcaattacaaatttttcatactgtTTTTAGGGTATGCTCTACTCTACTGTATATACATTGCGTTAGCTTCTCTTCCgtatttcatacaattttggAAG GGTCATCTCGAAGGCATGGGTCGCTTTCACAtccttttcctctttttcgtATCTGTGATGTTCGCGATAAGTTTAGTCAGCTTATTTGGGTATCACATTTACCTTGTTTTACTGAACCGAACAACGTTAGAGGCATTTCGTGCCCCAATTTTCCGCATCGGAGGTCCCGACAAACATGGCTTCAGCTTGGGACATCTCAACAATTTCCAAGAGGTTTTCGGCGATGACAAACGTTTCTGGTTTCTTCCTGTTTTTACAAG CCTTGGCAACGGCGTTTCTTACCCCTGCCAATCACAACACCAACAACCTCCCAACTATGAATCAATGGGCGCAACAACGACAACACCCAACGGCCATTCAAGCAACATGAATAACTTTTCCGCGAACTCCTCCGCTTCCATGAATAACAATCACTCTAACCTAAGTAGCAAAAGTGAGAGCAG TCTCGGCGATGGTATAACGTATCCCGTACGTTTCATGGATGAAGATGCCGAATCCTTGCTTGGCGGCGAAGATCGGCGTCATGATGAGCGCGCCACTTTTCGACCGATCGTTATGAATGGCACGCAACAAAGACAACATGTCACCCTGAAACCGTATCACGATGACCTGgaagaagaagatgacgaGGAAAATGATGAAGTTTTTACGCGACAACAACCACAATCGAGACGCCCTCTGTCGGACGATGATGTAGTTGTTAGTTACGAAAGATCGCCCCAAAATGGCGGGAAATCAAATAACGATCACACGATCATTGATTTTgcgtaa